AACCATTGTCAAGGTCACACGTGCGCTTATGAAACATCTAACTGActgctgtgaaaacaaatcCCTCAAGATCAAAAAACTTGTGTTACTGCTAGAAGTACTTTCTTTGCTCAATATGCAATCGCATATGATGATGATTCATGTCTTAAGAGGAATTACTGATAAGGAGAAAACATTGAGTGTCTTCGGGGATTGGTAAAGAGGTGGCAAGGGAGACATTTAAATCATGGTCTAAGATTAAGTATTTTGTGCCATGAGAAACTGTCTTATCCTCTCACATGGAGGTCAGCTACAGAACAAACCTCCTGGAGTTGCTAGGGATTCAGTGTTATATTCAAGAAAACATGAAATGGATGCAAGCTTGCTGATATTCTAACTACCGCTCTCCCTGCTATGTCCCCCTGCTGTCTGAACCAGGCAAACATCTTAATGCATTGAGTCTCCGGgttaggaaaacaaacacacctcttctGTACATCGAGAAACAGAGGCTCCAGTCGAGCGGACACAGAGTACAGAGCTGTGATCTCAGGAGGATGGTATGGAGTTTCTCCTTCCCCTCCATCCTGCATTGGAGACACCTCCACATCTGTCTCCTCGGGAACTTGAAAGGAACGCAGTCTATAAAGtaacaacacaaaaaagggCTAGTCAGTCTGAATGTACGCCGGCTGCAAGTTTGAATCTCGACGAAGAATTTCTATAAGTTGGGACAGGGGTTTGGCTCACTCTCGATTTTTCCAGTCCACCTCCACAATGCTCTCCACACCCTTGGTCAGTTCTTTCACTCGCACAAGGTTATGCTGCTTCTGCATGGCCTGTAGAAACTTAGACAGCTGCAGGAAataatcattaaataaatgaatacagatGGAGTTCTACATTAGTGTATTTTTATGTGTAAATTGTCACAGTCTAGACATTTAATATACCTTTTTGTAGCTGGATTTCTTGATATCAAGTTGCATTCCACTTGGGCTGAAATAATACAATATGTTTTCAATACTGAATTTAAATCCCTCTCAACGTGTCTTAAGACATTAATTGTACTTTACCAGCAGGAGAACATGTGGATCCGGAGAAATGTACTGGTCAGCAGGGGGAGCTCTGACTTCTTCACCTTGCTCTTGAGAGCGTGGAGAAAACACTGCAACAGCAGCGCGTCCATTATCTCTGTGAAATCAGGGAACGACTTGGGTCACATCCTCTTGTCTGTGAACAGGCTCCAATTTTGCCAAATcagcctaaccctaaccctttttttCCAGTTGTGTCAACAAAACATAACCATATGGTCTCTAAATTAATTCAGTGAGCGAGCCCTCACGCCTGCCCTGCAATCATTTAGTAGTGAATGTCTGAATTTAGAAGTGCTTTGATACCAAGACGGAGTTAAGTACTATAATAACTTGAAataattccttttttaaatgacataacAAATATAGTGGGAGGTGTGACTAATGTGGGTACCTTGTGGCATTTTCTGGTCATCCTGGTTaacatcctcttcctcattgCCCTTTTCCCCTCgctcttcctcctgctcagcAAGACTTAGTTCCTCAACACCACAGCAGGCTTGATCTGTGACCGTTTCACCCGGACATTGCTCTTCCTCCACACATGTTTCTAcaatctcctcttcttccccttccATCTTATTAACCTCATATTCCTCTTCGTATTCCTCTTGTCCATCACACTCTGCATTTGGTAAAGAAGGGGGAGCTGACTTATCTCCAAAAGCCcttaaaagggggaaaaaaacacatgtctcTTCATAATGAatcaaaatgaaaggaaaagtgTAATCATAATTTGGGCCATAATTAAAAAGCTCTTAGTGAGATGATTTCTTTGAAAAGAGGTTGCTGagcattaaaacaaatgctCAACCATACCATTTAGACTGtggtataaataataaaggaacTGTTCGATAAATTGGAAAACAAGCCTATCAGACTGAGATGAGAAGGTTGATTCCGCTCTTTGACATTAGAGACAGTAAATCAACCTTTTCATCCAACGCCCTTTAAACCAAAAccagcacaaaaacacattattgcaaTCTGCAGAAAGATGGAGATATCTCACCAGAGATAATCCATGTACGtgtgcagaacacacactcctctccctTTCATGCCCAAACTGTGCATTTCTCCTGTGGAAACTGCAGCAGTGCCAACTGCAACAGGAGCTCTGAAATCAACCAGCAGTGTCATTCATAAATCTGTGAGGAACATGCAAGATGTCTTTccaaacattttgtaataacTTACCTATTGTTAACTAATGTAACAGAGCAGTAGTCGCCCTGTTTTACATCGGGTAGACCACTTGAAGGCACCACCACACCCGGCAGCATGAGATCTTTGGGGAAAGTCATTGTTTGTTACTTGATATCAAATCTAAATGTAAAGTATTACACATCTTTCCGGGTCTTGATCCTAACAATTTTTACCTGCCCCTCCAATCATCTTCTGCAGCACAGGTGGCCATGTCGTGAATGTTGGCAGGAGAGCAGGGTAGCGCCAGAGAACATATACTGAAAACATAATATGATACACACAGTTTAAATATGTTACCAAAAATACTTATTTATCCATTCAATCATTTCTATGTAACTTAACAGCTAGCTTAATACCTGTAGGATAAAGGCGTTTCTCCAGTTCAAAGAAAAGTGGATTTTTGTGAAGGACATAAAGTGTCACAGCATCTCCCTTATGTGCATAAATCTTCACTACATTTAATTCCTCTTTGTTGGGAACCAGCTCAGACAGCTCATCAGCAGACAATGAAGGAAAGGATGTGGATATGTCAGCTTTGAGCTTCCTCCTAAAGGTAAAGACAACAATCTCAGTCACTGGGTAACATCAAACAAGCAAAAACCACTGCTACAGAAATGCAACGTGTTGAATATTcgtatttcaaaaatgtatttgcaatgTTTATATTGAACTTAACACGGCACAGATTTAACAGGTAGAATTgtttgcatgtactgtatgtgtattttcttaAATTCCAACCCCATAATATTGTCGCAATATCCATTGAAGTGTTGGTTAGAGGAAGTTTGATATTTGATCGCCCAGCAATAGACTGATTAGTAATAAATAGTCTTTGGGGAATCTGACTGATATTGGCTTGGCAGTGTTGGATTAGATTAATGCATGTTCAAAAATACCAGTATACTGCTTTACTCCTCAGTAGCTGGGATTCAATGGTGATTCCCAACAGCTAAAATTAGCTGAGAAACTGAAATACTCCTGGGGTTTCGATCTATATACTTCCAGAGGCAAACATGTAACTTAATATTAAGAAATATTCTGATTCTGGCTTGTTTAATGAAAGACAAGTAAGGTCTTATATCTGGGCAGCCCTCTGGTAGACTTAAAGCAGAGCTTGAGAAATCATCAACAAACCAGTACATAAATAAACGTACATAAACGGTATCATGTAACAAATGGCGAAAAGAACAGACATAGTGTTGAGCTGACAGCACCATTGACTCACCTGTCTGATCCTTTGATTGCTGTGTTGGATTTGACACGGATCGGTCTGGCAAACATCTtctcagaaaataaacaacttctGCGACAAATTCAGGATTTCCGCCTccaatataatgtaaatgtttgttaCATCAGGGCAAACATTCTCAAATGACGCCTATTCATTTGCGAAAAAGCctaatatgtatgtattttggGATTTACAGCACTCAGATATTCCTCGTTGAGTATGATGGTCCGACACATATTTATGTCCGACGTTAAACTGTAAAGCGGCAGATTTAGGGAAACGTTAGTTCCGCAGTACGTATGAAGCACATGAATGTAACAGAGGCTCTGAGATGTATCATTCATTAATGATGATCATATTTTTGTTGTTCCTTTTAAGACTTGTCAGTAATAACTTGTGGATATCCCGGAGAAGGGGTCATACGCTAGTAAAACTTGAAATTTACACTTGGAGTTGTCACCTACAAATTGCTAAATTGGTCTAGCATTTAGTAACCATCAAGCAAGAGAGAAAACTATGAAAAGGTGTTTTGTATTAAGATATTCGTCGTAAAAGAGTAATCCCCTTCCTTTCGGATGTCATAGACACCACTTTACGGACGTAAATTTTTTCGGACAGATCTTCATGTTCCTCAACCAGTTTTAGAACACATTATGCACAAATTTGCGATATAAATATGAAGTGTACGCATCCGGTTAATCTCCAGTTCGGTTCCCTACGGATCCGTTTAAACTGGGAGTTAACACTTGGGTGTTTGCACTGTATTCATGCCGTATCATGGTGAGAACTACATGAAGGTGCGTCGGTGTACATATGGAAGTGGTATAGGCCTGATTCCAATAGAACTATTCATCGGTTACACTCTGAAAACAACACCAACCCTGACATTAAAATGTCAAGAAACAACTATCGCAGTGTTTGACATGTTGCAGGCGACTATGTTTCCACAGTAAGAACAGACCAATCAAAACTGGGGCACTATCCACTGCCTATATTGTTACTTACATTTCTGCA
The Eleginops maclovinus isolate JMC-PN-2008 ecotype Puerto Natales chromosome 1, JC_Emac_rtc_rv5, whole genome shotgun sequence genome window above contains:
- the eif2d gene encoding eukaryotic translation initiation factor 2D, with translation MFARPIRVKSNTAIKGSDRRKLKADISTSFPSLSADELSELVPNKEELNVVKIYAHKGDAVTLYVLHKNPLFFELEKRLYPTVYVLWRYPALLPTFTTWPPVLQKMIGGADLMLPGVVVPSSGLPDVKQGDYCSVTLVNNRAPVAVGTAAVSTGEMHSLGMKGRGVCVLHTYMDYLWAFGDKSAPPSLPNAECDGQEEYEEEYEVNKMEGEEEEIVETCVEEEQCPGETVTDQACCGVEELSLAEQEEERGEKGNEEEDVNQDDQKMPQEIMDALLLQCFLHALKSKVKKSELPLLTSTFLRIHMFSCCPSGMQLDIKKSSYKKLSKFLQAMQKQHNLVRVKELTKGVESIVEVDWKNRELRSFQVPEETDVEVSPMQDGGEGETPYHPPEITALYSVSARLEPLFLDVQKRKGTILQPAEVKHIVTEYVKKNELVDENNKNYVTVNPILCDCLLEKSEYQEIESLKWDDLFSRTLGRMQECYQIVFPGKRPVQKKGHIEPIDIAVASRGSNKKVTLIKNLEVYGLDPAVVATALQRRVQASSVLQPIPGSKDKVLVQIQGNQIHQAGNLLLDHYQIPRKYINGLEKAQKGGKKK